Proteins from a single region of Mytilus trossulus isolate FHL-02 chromosome 2, PNRI_Mtr1.1.1.hap1, whole genome shotgun sequence:
- the LOC134706203 gene encoding uncharacterized protein LOC134706203, with product MADIYFPAYAVLVFIIIHSFSILQAEKEKGGFVLNQMVTGILDKQRIPEGSILLQQNNVANQAYQMAGLQELQKVTKDQADQKAEIEELRKLIKDQADQKAEIEELRKLIKAQSNYKTDIVEMWKVIKDQAIEISKLKNMQDLPEDYDTKITNIKTGTDINQNLKNSQLIQHEHISNNISKDEKELAGRKLYVKDSDHKTNQPLNNTSIVGYKLHKRLIQAGSGGIAFSVYLDHDVNSGAQQVLKYNKIITNEGNGYNVNTGSFTCPESGMYLLYFSIGERGDTIPRGAYIYLKVNSVNVIDAVVDSYHNTQDLQGGNTVIIRLKAGDVVFTEVDVGGHSEGSTGLRLTSFSGVLLYH from the exons ATGGCTGACATATATTTTCCTGCATACGCTGTCCTAGTGTTTATCATAATTCATTCTTTTTCAATATTACaagctgaaaaagaaaaaggcgGTTTTGTATTAAATCAAATGGTTACAGGAATTCTAGATAAACAAAG GATTCCTGAAGGTTCCATTTTGTTGCAACAAAATAATGTGGCTAATCAAGCATATCAAATGGCTGGACTTCAGGAGCTGCAGAAAGTAACCAAGGATCAAGCCGATCAAAAAGCTGAAATTGAGGAATTGCGGAAATTGATCAAGGATCAAGCCGATCAAAAAGCTGAAATTGAGGAATTGCGGAAATTGATTAAGGCTCAATCCAATTATAAAACTGACATTGTGGAAATGTGGAAAGTAATCAAAGACCAAGCTATTGAAATTAGTAAATTGAAGAATATGCAAGACTTACCCGAGGATTATGACACCAAAATAACCAACATTAAAACTGGGACTGACATAAACCAAAATTTGAAGAACTCACAGCTAATACAGCATGAACACATTTCTAATAACATATCCAAAGATGAGAAGGAACTGGCAGGCAGAAAGTTATATGTTAAGGATTCAGACCACAAAACAAACCAGCCTCTAAATAACACTAGCATTGTGGGGTATAAACTACACAAGAGACTTATTCAAG CTGGTTCTGGTGGTATCGCATTCAGTGTTTATCTTGACCATGACGTAAATTCTGGCGCACaacaagttttgaaatataacaag ATAATAACAAATGAAGGAAATGGATACAATGTTAATACAGGGTCGTTTACGTGTCCAGAAAGTGGAATGTATTTGCTGTATTTCAGTATTGGAGAGAGGGGCGACACTATACCTAGAGGCGCTTATATTTATCTGAAGGTCAATAGTGTGAACGTAATAGATGCGGTAGTAGACTCTTATCATAACACACAAGATCTTCAAGGCGGAAATACAGTTATCATTCGTCTTAAAGCTGGGGATGTTGTATTCACCGAGGTTGATGTCGGAGGTCATAGTGAAGGATCAACAGGATTGCGCCTTACTTCGTTCTCTGGTGttcttttatatcattaa